From a region of the Falco peregrinus isolate bFalPer1 chromosome 5, bFalPer1.pri, whole genome shotgun sequence genome:
- the LOC101912292 gene encoding procathepsin L-like isoform X1 codes for MLGARAMLLGLLLALLGCAAALDPALQEAWEGWKSLHAKEYPEEAESARREVWEKNLQRIQQHNQEESQGQHTFRLAMNHLGDLTDEEFNQLLNGFTPAWQEQPALLFQASAVLKTPAEVDWRAKGYVTPVKNQGHCGSCWAFSATGALEGLVFNRTGKLAVLSEQNLIDCSRKLGNNGCHGGYMTHAFQYVHDNGGLNSEHVYPYTATDTSSCRYNPQDRAANCSTIWLVAQGSEVALEQAVAAVGPVSVAVDASSFQFHFYKSGIFSSMFCSQRVNHGMLAVGYGMSQEHGRNISYWILKNSWSEVWGEQGYIRLLKGTDNQCGVANQASFPML; via the exons ATG CTGGGTGCCAGGGCCATGCTGCTGGGGctcctgctggccctgctgggctgtgctgccgCGCTGGATCCTGCCCTGCAGGAGGCCTGGGAAGGGTGGAAGAGCCTCCATGCCAAGGAGTACCCGGAG GAGGCTGAGTCTGCGCGTAGGGAGGTCTGGGAGAAGAACCTGCAGCGCATCCAGCAGCACAACCAGGAGGAGTCACAGGGGCAGCACACCTTCCGCCTGGCCATGAACCACCTCGGGGACCTG ACGGATGAGGAGTTTAACCAGCTCCTGAACGGCTTCACCCCAGcatggcaggagcagccagcactgctctTCCAAGCGTCGGCAGTTCTGAAGACCCCAGCAGAAGTGGACTGGCGGGCGAAGGGCTACGTGACGCCTGTAAAGAACCAG GGGCACTGCGGGTCATGCTGGGCATTCAGTGCTACGGGGGCCTTGGAGGGGCTTGTTTTCAACCGGACAGGGAAGCTGGCAGTGCTGAGCGAGCAGAACCTCATTGACTGCTCCCGAAAGCTGGGCAACAACGGCTGCCATGGTGGCTACATGACCCACGCCTTCCAGTACGTGCACGACAATGGTGGCTTGAACTCGGAGCACGTCTACCCCTACACAGCCACG GACACTTCCAGCTGCCGATACAACCCCCAGGACAGGGCAGCCAACTGCTCCACCATCTGGCTGGTGGCCCAGGGCAGTGAGGTGGCACTGGAGCAGGCGGTGGCAGCCGTGGGCCCTGTCTCTGTGGCAGTAGATGCCAGCAGCTTCCAATTCCACTTCTACAAGTCAG gcATCTTCAGCAGCATGTTTTGCAGCCAGCGAGTGAACCACGGGATGCTGGCCGTGGGTTATGGCATGAGCCAGGAGCACGGGCGCAACATCAGCTATTGGATCTTAAAGAACAG CTGGTCAGAGGTGTGGGGCGAGCAGGGCTACATCCGCCTGCTGAAGGGCACCGACAACCAGTGCGGCGTGGCCAACCAGGCCAGCTTCCCCATGCTGTGA
- the LOC101912292 gene encoding procathepsin L-like isoform X2, whose amino-acid sequence MLLGLLLALLGCAAALDPALQEAWEGWKSLHAKEYPEEAESARREVWEKNLQRIQQHNQEESQGQHTFRLAMNHLGDLTDEEFNQLLNGFTPAWQEQPALLFQASAVLKTPAEVDWRAKGYVTPVKNQGHCGSCWAFSATGALEGLVFNRTGKLAVLSEQNLIDCSRKLGNNGCHGGYMTHAFQYVHDNGGLNSEHVYPYTATDTSSCRYNPQDRAANCSTIWLVAQGSEVALEQAVAAVGPVSVAVDASSFQFHFYKSGIFSSMFCSQRVNHGMLAVGYGMSQEHGRNISYWILKNSWSEVWGEQGYIRLLKGTDNQCGVANQASFPML is encoded by the exons ATGCTGCTGGGGctcctgctggccctgctgggctgtgctgccgCGCTGGATCCTGCCCTGCAGGAGGCCTGGGAAGGGTGGAAGAGCCTCCATGCCAAGGAGTACCCGGAG GAGGCTGAGTCTGCGCGTAGGGAGGTCTGGGAGAAGAACCTGCAGCGCATCCAGCAGCACAACCAGGAGGAGTCACAGGGGCAGCACACCTTCCGCCTGGCCATGAACCACCTCGGGGACCTG ACGGATGAGGAGTTTAACCAGCTCCTGAACGGCTTCACCCCAGcatggcaggagcagccagcactgctctTCCAAGCGTCGGCAGTTCTGAAGACCCCAGCAGAAGTGGACTGGCGGGCGAAGGGCTACGTGACGCCTGTAAAGAACCAG GGGCACTGCGGGTCATGCTGGGCATTCAGTGCTACGGGGGCCTTGGAGGGGCTTGTTTTCAACCGGACAGGGAAGCTGGCAGTGCTGAGCGAGCAGAACCTCATTGACTGCTCCCGAAAGCTGGGCAACAACGGCTGCCATGGTGGCTACATGACCCACGCCTTCCAGTACGTGCACGACAATGGTGGCTTGAACTCGGAGCACGTCTACCCCTACACAGCCACG GACACTTCCAGCTGCCGATACAACCCCCAGGACAGGGCAGCCAACTGCTCCACCATCTGGCTGGTGGCCCAGGGCAGTGAGGTGGCACTGGAGCAGGCGGTGGCAGCCGTGGGCCCTGTCTCTGTGGCAGTAGATGCCAGCAGCTTCCAATTCCACTTCTACAAGTCAG gcATCTTCAGCAGCATGTTTTGCAGCCAGCGAGTGAACCACGGGATGCTGGCCGTGGGTTATGGCATGAGCCAGGAGCACGGGCGCAACATCAGCTATTGGATCTTAAAGAACAG CTGGTCAGAGGTGTGGGGCGAGCAGGGCTACATCCGCCTGCTGAAGGGCACCGACAACCAGTGCGGCGTGGCCAACCAGGCCAGCTTCCCCATGCTGTGA
- the MYDGF gene encoding myeloid-derived growth factor, with the protein MAAGAPAERPRPALTPPARRSPSFLSKMAAPSGRSGRRVWVALVPAALLCLAARAAEGPSTADFDVRPGGEVHSFSRSLGDYTCTFTYSAQGGTNEQWQMNIGVSEDNLLFSCSVWRPQGKSYLFFTQFKAEVKGAKIEYAMAYSQAAVGGQSDVPLKQEEFEITETTVSHREGKFRFELSKLMIVAKTPRDEL; encoded by the exons ATGGCCGCCGGGGCGCCCGCTGAGCGGCCGCGGCCCGCGCTGACCCCTCCCGCCCGCCGTAGCCCGAGTTTCCTTTCCAAGATGGCGGCGCCCAGCGGGAGGAGCGGCCGGAGGGTGTGGGTCGCGCTGGTGCCCGCCGCCCTGCTGTGCCTGGCGGCCCGGGCGGCGGAGGGGCCCAGCACGGCCGACTTCGACGTGCGGCCCGGCGGGGAGGTCCACTCCTTCTCCCGGAGCCTG GGGGACTACACCTGCACCTTCACGTACTCAGCTCAGGGAGGGACAAATGAG CAATGGCAGATGAACATTGGAGTCAGCGAAGACAACCTGCTCTTTTCCTGCTCCGTCTGGAG gCCCCAGGGGAAGTCTTATCTCTTCTTTACCCAGTTTAAAGCTGAAGTGAAAGGAGCCAAGATAGAGTATGCCATGGCTTAT TCTCAAGCTGCAGTAGGTGGACAAAGTGACGTCCCCttaaaacaggaagaatttgAAATCACCGAGACAACAG tGTCTCACAGGGAAGGCAAGTTCCGTTTCGAACTGTCCAAACTCATGATTGTAGCAAAAACACCCCGTGACGAGCTGTGA
- the TNFAIP8L1 gene encoding tumor necrosis factor alpha-induced protein 8-like protein 1 gives MDTFSTKNLALQAQKKLLSKMATKTIANVFIDDTSSEILDELYRATKEYTHNRKEAQKIIKNLIKIVMKLGVLYRNGQFSPEELLVMERFRKKVHTLAMTAVSFHQIDFTFDRRVMSGVLTECRDLLHQAVNGHLTAKSHSRINHVFNHFADYEFLSALYGPSEPYRTHLKRICEGVNKMLEEENI, from the coding sequence ATGGACACCTTCAGCACCAAGAACCTGGCCCTGCAGGCCCAGAAGAAGCTCTTGAGCAAGATGGCCACCAAGACCATAGCCAACGTCTTCATTGATGACACTAGCAGCGAGATCTTGGATGAGCTCTACCGGGCCACCAAGGAGTACACCCACAACCGCAAAGAGGCTCAGAAGATCATAAAAAACCTCATCAAGATTGTCATGAAGTTGGGCGTGCTCTACCGCAATGGGCAGTTCAGCCCCGAGGAGCTGCTGGTGATGGAGCGTTTTCGCAAGAAGGTACATACCTTGGCCATGACAGCCGTCAGCTTCCACCAGATAGACTTCACCTTCGACCGCAGGGTCATGTCGGGTGTCCTGACAGAGTGCCGGGACCTGCTGCACCAGGCTGTCAACGGCCACCTGACGGCCAAATCTCACTCCCGCATCAACCACGTCTTCAATCACTTTGCGGACTATGAGTTTCTCTCGGCTCTCTACGGGCCGTCCGAGCCCTACCGCACCCACCTGAAGAGGATCTGCGAAGGGGTTAACAAgatgctggaggaggagaacaTATGA